The following proteins are encoded in a genomic region of Mycoplasmopsis columbinasalis:
- the uvrA gene encoding excinuclease ABC subunit UvrA, with amino-acid sequence MSIRDEIIIKGARQHNLKNVSLTLPKNKLIVFSGLSGSGKSSLAFNTIYEEARRRYIDSLGTYAIQFLGGTSKPDVDSIEGLSPSISIEQETANNNPYSTVGTVTEIYEYLRLLYARIGKPFCPNHNIPIAAQTNKEILNSIFTLPDQSHVMILSPVVDNEKGTFAKLLEKLQRDNFTRVKIDGEIYKLGEDIVLEKNKKHTIDIVVDRIVLSQTNYNRIAAAVEMALKYSRGLVKIETLDGEIKLFSQQHSCKFKDFEMPKIEPKLFSFKSLDGRCSSCEGRGVHLKADFNALVPYPWLSIAQGAIKIFENSVGSEKIEWQEFNILCDFYNIDIWQTPIERMSEEELQIIKEGSPDELEFDIKSESGSIRRYNRRIEGILTKIERRYRETSSEQVRTWIKQFMSTFTCKDCKGTRLNAKALAVRVGDYNIAQLSEMTVDQALETIENLDLNEKERTIAALVISELKNRLSFLQNVGLNYLTLNRSAESLSGGESQRIKLATQIGSALTGVIYVLDEPSIGLHQRDNDKLIATLQKMVEIGNTLIVVEHDEDTIRAADFIVDIGPRAGSHGGEIVALGNLEDIKNNPNSLTGQYLSGVRKIEVPEVRRPGKGQSISVLGARENNLKNIDVHFPLGKFIAVTGVSGSGKSTLVNSILVNGLLKTLRAVTTNIKVGAFSSFKNTKAIDKVVQVTQAPIGQTSRSNPATYTGVFDDIRAIFANTTEAKVRGYQMSRFSFNIEGGRCKKCQGHGTLQIKMHFLPDVYITCDDCEGNRYNRETLEITYHGKNIADVLNLTVDEAIEFFQMRANIVKRLQTLQDVGLGYIKLGQSSTTLSGGEAQRVKLATHLQKKATGKTLFVLDEPTTGLHPYDVQNLLNVLNRIVDNGDTVLVIEHNLDVIKCADHIIDLGPEGGSHGGQVVATGTPEAVAQNPKSYTGIYLQKVLKQD; translated from the coding sequence ATGTCAATTCGTGATGAAATAATAATTAAAGGTGCTCGTCAACATAACCTTAAGAATGTGTCTTTAACTTTGCCAAAAAACAAATTAATTGTTTTTAGTGGTTTATCAGGCAGTGGCAAGTCATCGCTGGCTTTTAACACAATCTATGAAGAAGCTAGACGTCGTTACATTGACTCGCTAGGAACTTATGCAATTCAATTTTTAGGTGGTACTTCTAAACCTGACGTTGACTCGATCGAAGGACTAAGTCCCTCAATTTCAATTGAGCAAGAGACAGCCAACAACAACCCTTATTCAACTGTGGGTACAGTGACCGAAATTTACGAGTATTTAAGATTACTTTATGCTCGGATTGGCAAACCGTTTTGTCCCAACCACAACATTCCTATTGCTGCTCAAACTAACAAAGAAATTTTAAATTCAATTTTTACTTTGCCTGACCAAAGTCACGTTATGATTTTGAGTCCAGTAGTTGATAACGAAAAAGGTACCTTTGCCAAGTTGTTAGAAAAGTTACAACGTGACAACTTTACTAGAGTTAAAATTGACGGAGAAATCTATAAATTAGGTGAAGACATCGTGTTAGAAAAAAATAAAAAACACACCATTGACATTGTTGTTGACCGTATTGTGCTTAGTCAAACTAATTACAATCGCATCGCTGCAGCGGTGGAAATGGCACTGAAATATAGCCGTGGTTTAGTCAAAATTGAAACGCTTGATGGTGAAATTAAATTGTTTTCACAACAACACTCTTGCAAATTCAAAGATTTTGAAATGCCTAAAATTGAACCAAAACTCTTTTCCTTCAAGTCACTTGATGGCAGATGTTCAAGTTGTGAAGGGCGCGGTGTACACCTTAAGGCCGACTTTAACGCACTAGTACCTTATCCTTGACTTTCGATCGCGCAAGGCGCGATTAAAATCTTTGAAAATTCTGTTGGTTCAGAAAAAATTGAATGACAAGAATTCAACATTTTGTGTGATTTTTATAACATCGACATTTGGCAAACACCAATTGAAAGAATGTCTGAAGAAGAACTACAAATTATTAAAGAAGGTTCTCCAGATGAATTGGAATTTGACATTAAGTCTGAAAGCGGAAGCATCAGACGTTACAACCGCAGAATCGAAGGTATTCTTACTAAAATTGAACGTAGATACCGTGAAACTTCAAGTGAACAAGTGCGAACTTGAATCAAACAATTTATGAGCACTTTCACTTGCAAAGATTGTAAGGGTACTAGACTAAATGCTAAAGCATTAGCCGTTCGCGTTGGTGACTATAACATAGCACAATTGAGTGAAATGACAGTTGACCAAGCGCTCGAAACCATCGAAAATTTAGACCTTAACGAAAAAGAACGCACCATTGCTGCCTTAGTTATTTCTGAACTTAAAAATCGTTTGTCTTTTTTACAAAATGTTGGTTTGAACTATTTGACTTTAAATCGTAGTGCGGAAAGTTTAAGTGGGGGTGAAAGTCAACGGATTAAGTTAGCAACGCAAATTGGCTCTGCACTTACTGGCGTGATTTACGTTTTGGATGAACCATCAATTGGTTTGCACCAAAGAGATAATGACAAATTAATTGCCACTTTACAAAAAATGGTGGAAATTGGTAATACTCTAATTGTTGTTGAACACGACGAAGATACAATTCGTGCGGCTGATTTTATTGTTGATATTGGCCCGCGCGCCGGTTCACACGGTGGCGAAATCGTTGCCCTTGGTAATTTAGAAGATATTAAAAATAATCCTAATTCACTCACAGGCCAATATCTTAGCGGTGTTCGTAAAATCGAAGTTCCTGAAGTTCGCCGCCCTGGTAAGGGTCAAAGCATCAGTGTGCTCGGCGCGCGGGAAAACAATTTAAAAAACATTGATGTGCATTTTCCACTTGGCAAATTTATTGCCGTCACAGGTGTAAGTGGTTCAGGTAAAAGTACATTAGTTAATTCTATTTTGGTTAATGGTCTTCTGAAAACATTGCGTGCTGTCACTACAAATATAAAAGTTGGTGCCTTTTCAAGTTTCAAAAACACCAAGGCCATTGATAAAGTAGTCCAAGTAACACAGGCACCAATTGGGCAAACTTCTCGTTCTAACCCCGCAACTTATACCGGAGTTTTTGACGACATTCGTGCTATTTTTGCTAACACAACTGAAGCAAAAGTGCGAGGTTACCAAATGTCTCGTTTTTCTTTCAATATCGAAGGTGGTCGTTGTAAAAAATGCCAAGGGCACGGAACATTGCAAATTAAAATGCACTTTTTACCTGATGTTTACATCACTTGTGATGATTGTGAGGGTAATCGTTACAACCGCGAGACACTTGAAATTACTTACCACGGTAAAAATATTGCTGATGTGTTAAATTTAACAGTGGACGAAGCTATTGAATTTTTCCAAATGCGTGCAAACATTGTAAAAAGATTACAAACTTTGCAAGATGTTGGGCTTGGTTACATTAAATTAGGACAATCGTCAACTACGCTTTCTGGTGGTGAGGCACAACGGGTAAAACTTGCAACTCACTTGCAAAAGAAAGCTACTGGAAAAACACTTTTTGTTTTAGACGAGCCAACAACTGGTTTACACCCTTATGATGTGCAGAATTTACTAAATGTTTTAAACCGCATTGTTGATAATGGTGACACTGTGCTTGTGATTGAACATAACTTAGATGTGATCAAATGTGCTGACCACATCATTGATCTTGGTCCTGAAGGCGGTAGTCACGGCGGCCAAGTTGTTGCCACTGGTACACCCGAAGCTGTGGCACAAAATCCAAAAAGTTACACGGGAATTTATCTCCAAAAAGTACTCAAACAAGATTAA
- the rpsL gene encoding 30S ribosomal protein S12 has product MPTTNQLVTSGRVDKVRKSKAPALNLAYNSLHKKQLRLSAPFKRGVCTRVATMTPKKPNSAMRKYARVKLSNGMEVTAYIGGEGHNLQEHSVVLIRGGRVKDLPGVRYHIVRGTQDLAGVNNRKQGRSLYGTKREKKS; this is encoded by the coding sequence ATGCCAACAACAAATCAACTTGTTACAAGTGGAAGAGTTGATAAGGTTCGTAAGTCAAAAGCACCTGCTTTGAACTTAGCTTATAACTCATTACACAAGAAACAGTTAAGGTTGTCAGCACCTTTTAAGAGAGGTGTATGTACTAGGGTGGCAACAATGACACCTAAAAAACCTAACTCAGCGATGCGTAAATACGCTCGTGTTAAATTATCAAACGGGATGGAAGTTACCGCTTACATCGGTGGTGAAGGCCACAACTTACAAGAACACTCAGTGGTGTTAATTAGAGGTGGTAGAGTTAAGGACTTACCTGGGGTTAGATATCACATCGTGCGTGGTACCCAAGACTTAGCTGGTGTTAACAACCGTAAACAAGGTCGTTCACTTTACGGAACTAAAAGAGAGAAGAAAAGCTAA
- the rpsG gene encoding 30S ribosomal protein S7, producing MSRKKSAPVREVLADPIFNSVLVTKLINTIMLDGKKSIAQDILYSAFNIVKEKTNKDPMEVFLQAIANITPQLEVRTRRVGGSNYQVPTEVSDRRKQTLSLRWLVQYARLRNEKTMDVRLANEIIDASNKTGGAIKKREDTHKMAEANRAFAHFRW from the coding sequence ATGTCAAGAAAAAAAAGTGCACCTGTGAGAGAAGTTTTAGCTGATCCAATTTTTAATTCTGTTTTAGTCACAAAATTAATTAACACCATTATGCTTGATGGTAAAAAATCAATCGCCCAAGATATCCTTTACTCAGCTTTCAACATTGTGAAAGAAAAAACCAACAAAGACCCAATGGAAGTATTTTTACAAGCCATTGCTAACATCACACCACAATTAGAAGTAAGAACTCGTAGAGTTGGTGGTTCAAACTACCAAGTACCAACCGAAGTTTCTGACCGTCGTAAACAAACCTTAAGTTTAAGATGATTAGTTCAATACGCTCGTCTTAGAAACGAAAAAACTATGGACGTTAGACTTGCTAACGAAATTATTGACGCATCAAACAAAACAGGGGGAGCTATCAAAAAACGTGAAGACACACACAAAATGGCCGAAGCCAACCGTGCGTTTGCTCACTTTAGATGATAG
- the fusA gene encoding elongation factor G, whose translation MAREYQLKDYRNIGIMAHIDAGKTTTTERILLHTGKIHKIGETHDGASQMDWMEQEQERGITITSAATTAYWNGKRINIIDTPGHVDFTVEVERSLRVLDGAVAVLDAQSGVEPQTETVWRQATNYRVPRIVYVNKMDKAGADFFVSVRSVRERLNANAVAIQVPIGAESNFNGIIDLVEMKAWEYDGKPEEIAKEIPIPSDLQAVAEQKRQELVEAVAVFDDEFMMQVMEGHNPSAEELRSVIRKATLTSEFFPVVCGTSFKNKAVKKMLDAVVDYLPSPLDVPAIKAELDGKEIEVPATDDHDFAALAFKIMTDPYVGSLTFFRVYAGVLKKGSYVYNSTKDVKERIGRIIQIHANSRQEIDECYAGDINAAVGLKSTTTGDTLVGEKSPHYILEKMVFPEPVISQALEPESKDAMEKLALGLQKLAAEDPTFKTYTDDETGQTIIAGMGELHLDIIVDRLRREHGVKTKVGAPQVSYRETITKSAEVEGKHVKQSGGKGQYGHVWIKFEPNPDQGFEFIDKIVGGKIPKEYIKPIQKGLEDKMAAGILAGYPMIDIKATLYDGSYHDVDSSELAYKIAASKALTKAKDLLGTVLLEPIMDVAVVIPEDYFGDVMGDLTRRRGQIQDNETRNDGAHVIRALVPLKEMFGYATDIRSMTAGRGTYQMQFDHYEKCPKNIADEIIKRRNIQVKDED comes from the coding sequence ATGGCTCGCGAATATCAATTAAAAGACTACCGTAACATCGGAATTATGGCGCACATTGACGCTGGTAAAACTACAACTACTGAACGGATTTTGCTCCACACTGGTAAAATCCACAAAATTGGTGAAACCCACGATGGTGCTTCACAAATGGACTGAATGGAGCAAGAACAAGAACGTGGTATCACCATTACCTCAGCTGCAACCACAGCTTACTGAAATGGTAAGAGAATTAACATCATTGACACCCCAGGACACGTGGACTTTACTGTTGAAGTAGAACGTTCACTGCGTGTACTTGATGGTGCTGTGGCTGTTTTAGATGCTCAAAGTGGGGTGGAACCACAAACTGAAACTGTCTGAAGACAAGCAACTAACTACCGTGTGCCAAGAATTGTGTATGTTAACAAGATGGACAAAGCTGGTGCTGACTTCTTTGTGTCAGTCCGTAGTGTGCGTGAAAGATTAAATGCTAACGCAGTTGCTATCCAAGTGCCAATTGGTGCTGAGTCAAACTTCAACGGAATTATTGACTTGGTGGAAATGAAAGCTTGAGAATATGATGGCAAACCTGAAGAAATTGCCAAAGAAATCCCAATTCCAAGCGATCTTCAAGCTGTAGCTGAACAAAAACGTCAAGAATTAGTAGAAGCAGTTGCTGTTTTTGACGACGAATTTATGATGCAAGTGATGGAAGGTCACAACCCAAGTGCTGAGGAACTTAGAAGCGTGATCCGGAAAGCAACTTTAACTAGTGAATTCTTCCCAGTTGTGTGCGGTACCAGCTTCAAAAACAAAGCAGTTAAGAAAATGCTTGACGCTGTGGTTGACTACTTACCATCACCACTTGATGTGCCAGCAATTAAAGCTGAACTTGATGGCAAAGAAATCGAAGTACCGGCAACTGATGACCATGATTTTGCCGCACTTGCTTTCAAAATTATGACCGACCCTTATGTAGGTTCGCTTACCTTCTTTAGAGTTTATGCTGGTGTCCTTAAAAAAGGTAGCTATGTATATAACTCAACTAAGGATGTCAAAGAAAGAATTGGTCGGATCATCCAAATACACGCAAACTCACGTCAAGAAATTGATGAATGTTATGCTGGTGACATTAACGCTGCTGTAGGTCTTAAGTCAACTACTACTGGTGACACCTTAGTAGGCGAAAAATCACCACACTACATTCTTGAAAAAATGGTCTTTCCAGAACCTGTGATTTCACAAGCGCTTGAACCTGAATCAAAAGATGCAATGGAAAAACTTGCGCTTGGTCTCCAAAAATTAGCTGCTGAAGACCCTACTTTCAAAACCTACACTGACGATGAAACTGGTCAAACCATCATTGCTGGTATGGGTGAGTTACACCTTGACATTATTGTAGACCGGCTTAGACGTGAACACGGAGTTAAAACCAAAGTTGGTGCACCACAAGTGTCATACCGTGAAACGATTACAAAATCAGCTGAAGTTGAAGGTAAACACGTAAAACAATCAGGTGGTAAAGGTCAATACGGTCACGTGTGAATTAAATTCGAGCCAAACCCAGACCAAGGTTTTGAATTCATCGACAAAATTGTTGGTGGTAAGATTCCTAAGGAATACATCAAACCTATCCAAAAAGGTCTTGAAGACAAAATGGCAGCTGGTATTCTTGCTGGTTACCCAATGATCGACATTAAAGCTACTCTTTATGATGGTTCATACCACGATGTTGACTCAAGTGAATTAGCTTACAAAATTGCAGCTTCCAAAGCTTTAACCAAAGCGAAAGATTTACTTGGTACTGTGTTACTTGAACCAATTATGGACGTAGCTGTGGTAATTCCTGAAGACTACTTTGGTGATGTAATGGGCGACCTTACTCGTCGTCGTGGTCAAATTCAAGATAACGAAACCAGAAACGACGGCGCACACGTGATTCGTGCCCTTGTGCCATTGAAAGAAATGTTTGGTTATGCTACTGACATTCGTTCAATGACTGCTGGTAGAGGTACCTACCAAATGCAATTCGATCACTATGAAAAATGTCCAAAGAACATCGCTGACGAAATCATCAAGCGTCGTAACATTCAAGTTAAAGACGAAGACTAA
- a CDS encoding lipoprotein 17-related variable surface protein codes for MSNDRLGLIRKAVILKISEANQNNTFFLDAVDLWGFKNFNDVIKNGWTDSDWNKIFGTNNRVIASLNLTSKNYEKFLNFTPEQLKNALPTVTDEINVFLLANSENKQLWYSEDELIKLTSMLPKNTFKYEFVSQNTNNSIDIKITISSLNKDGTSKTFLTTLDNFQNFEPDHDTFKNILNDATALYLRPEKRTFLTSLKPSEAVKYINIDNDINLIRLVKTNSDSNYLNDLNNTVFDGRSHTITRKLAQNGIDDLNGTLTFDVTITSKTNPNESYTKKYTVYGFEIEKSVKALQNYLTKINLEGYAKLATDETNAISTINQLPSYYQNKTNLLNFELAVDDLNSTNIPIDEQNDSDIITKRKLAFDQYAKDVNVEFLPNVSYEANDAEGYATVMAKFSLKSDPNIQYKENVKINNFVASEIQGFASLKKKVDALNDLQVIIPTNNNYEQNYYELTASEFDNLVISRKIDLNNGLYLNHNLSKIYSNFEGVSFERLDVNPYNDQLGTYNLRTTFKLTDGLTYTKTVPIFGFNINRNSYKVDDSIWANLRLSFEKENRYDNYINYVSSWSSSSETEIQVGSTTISDDSMSLQYFDPEVKDYRPFGDNSNFKNLVVKISSDDMDDDSVENSKKYTVRILDTFGNSVTRKFTYNFGKKYDTEAKLNDTLDNKFTKAVIFNERNNSWENTPLFLRSASAVLNSLKNQYRDNLKIMLVNNEGLSSLTSVQWGKNLAKQRFLFKDGAFANHFQIASSLDTAIANDKEGTIKLTLTVSTVNTNTGRTINSVSKEFVLDGFKKEIKSKNEFLKFANNFAYDLPDSVKIYNKWEKAVPYVTDFLMSAFNQQPNVSFLPSFEAKFDATDGIWGNKYELLPQKNSRLNIEIPVFVKFSLPENYYDETKGELYVNYTLISTTNPEWELTRSKAIKLTGLAKEEFTSDKLNKYLDAQQIWFNYLGNRKISQASEFKSELVSGNAIDGGKNVPLLLKHPSLAYSAEFVNADETSLVFKVKVYSTLNSNIYAEKVVTLKK; via the coding sequence ATGTCTAATGATAGATTAGGGCTTATAAGAAAAGCTGTCATTCTAAAAATATCTGAAGCAAATCAAAATAATACTTTCTTTTTAGATGCCGTTGATCTTTGAGGTTTCAAAAACTTTAATGATGTAATTAAAAACGGATGAACAGATTCAGACTGAAATAAAATTTTTGGAACAAACAACAGAGTAATAGCTTCATTAAATCTTACTAGCAAAAACTACGAAAAATTTCTCAACTTCACTCCAGAACAACTTAAGAATGCTTTGCCAACTGTTACTGATGAAATTAACGTATTTCTTTTGGCAAACTCTGAAAACAAACAATTATGATATAGCGAAGATGAATTAATAAAACTTACTTCTATGCTTCCAAAAAATACTTTTAAGTATGAATTTGTTTCTCAAAACACTAACAATTCAATAGACATTAAAATTACAATTTCTTCTCTTAATAAAGATGGAACTAGTAAAACTTTCCTAACCACTTTAGACAATTTTCAAAATTTCGAACCTGATCATGATACTTTTAAAAACATTTTGAATGATGCAACAGCATTGTATCTACGCCCTGAAAAAAGAACATTTCTAACAAGCTTAAAACCTTCTGAAGCTGTTAAATATATTAACATTGATAATGACATCAACTTAATAAGATTAGTAAAAACTAATTCTGATTCTAATTATTTAAACGACTTAAACAACACAGTTTTCGATGGACGTTCACATACAATTACTAGAAAGTTAGCGCAAAATGGCATCGATGATCTGAACGGAACTTTAACTTTTGATGTTACTATAACGTCAAAAACCAATCCTAATGAAAGTTATACAAAGAAATACACAGTTTATGGTTTTGAAATTGAAAAAAGCGTGAAGGCCTTACAAAATTATTTAACTAAAATTAATTTAGAAGGTTATGCAAAATTAGCTACCGACGAAACCAACGCTATTTCAACTATTAATCAATTACCTTCTTATTATCAAAATAAGACAAACTTATTAAATTTCGAACTTGCTGTAGACGATTTAAACTCAACAAACATCCCTATAGATGAGCAAAACGATTCTGACATTATTACAAAAAGAAAATTAGCGTTTGATCAATATGCAAAAGATGTCAATGTTGAATTTCTTCCAAACGTTTCTTACGAAGCAAATGATGCTGAAGGATATGCAACAGTAATGGCGAAATTTAGCTTAAAAAGTGATCCAAATATTCAATATAAAGAAAATGTTAAAATCAACAACTTTGTGGCATCAGAAATTCAAGGTTTTGCATCTCTTAAGAAAAAAGTAGATGCTCTTAACGACCTGCAAGTAATTATTCCAACAAATAACAATTATGAACAAAACTACTATGAGTTAACAGCGAGCGAATTTGATAATCTTGTTATATCACGCAAAATAGATTTAAACAATGGACTTTACTTAAACCATAACTTATCAAAAATATATAGTAATTTTGAGGGAGTTAGTTTTGAACGATTAGATGTTAACCCATATAACGATCAACTTGGAACGTATAATTTAAGAACTACTTTTAAATTAACTGATGGACTAACATATACAAAAACTGTGCCAATTTTTGGTTTCAATATTAATAGAAATTCATATAAAGTCGATGACAGCATTTGAGCAAATTTAAGACTTTCATTTGAAAAAGAAAATCGCTATGACAATTACATAAACTATGTATCTTCTTGATCATCGTCATCGGAAACGGAAATACAAGTGGGTTCTACAACAATTTCTGATGACTCTATGTCATTGCAATATTTTGATCCAGAAGTCAAAGACTATCGTCCGTTTGGAGACAATAGTAACTTTAAAAACCTTGTAGTAAAAATATCATCAGATGATATGGACGATGATTCTGTTGAAAACTCGAAGAAATATACTGTTAGAATTTTGGATACTTTTGGTAACTCTGTTACAAGGAAATTTACTTATAATTTTGGTAAAAAATATGATACAGAAGCCAAATTGAATGATACTCTTGATAACAAGTTTACAAAAGCCGTTATTTTTAATGAAAGAAATAATTCTTGAGAAAATACACCATTATTTCTTAGAAGCGCCTCAGCAGTTCTTAATTCACTAAAAAACCAATATCGTGACAATTTAAAAATTATGCTAGTTAACAACGAAGGATTGTCATCACTAACCAGTGTTCAATGAGGTAAAAACCTAGCAAAACAAAGATTCTTGTTTAAGGATGGAGCCTTTGCAAATCATTTCCAGATAGCATCTTCTCTTGATACTGCGATTGCAAACGATAAAGAAGGCACAATTAAATTAACATTAACTGTGTCAACGGTCAATACCAACACAGGAAGAACTATTAATTCTGTAAGCAAAGAATTTGTTCTCGATGGGTTTAAAAAAGAAATTAAATCAAAAAATGAATTTTTAAAATTTGCTAATAACTTTGCTTACGATCTACCTGACTCCGTCAAAATTTATAACAAGTGAGAAAAAGCGGTTCCTTACGTAACTGATTTCTTAATGTCAGCATTCAATCAACAACCAAATGTGTCATTCTTGCCTTCTTTTGAGGCTAAATTTGACGCTACCGATGGTATTTGGGGCAATAAATACGAATTGCTGCCACAAAAAAATAGCAGGTTAAATATAGAAATTCCAGTTTTTGTTAAGTTTTCATTGCCTGAAAATTATTATGATGAAACAAAGGGTGAATTATATGTTAATTACACTCTTATAAGCACTACTAATCCTGAATGAGAACTTACCCGTTCAAAAGCCATTAAGTTGACTGGTTTGGCAAAAGAAGAATTCACTTCAGACAAACTCAACAAATACTTGGATGCTCAACAAATTTGATTTAACTATTTAGGGAACAGAAAAATTTCTCAAGCATCTGAATTCAAAAGTGAACTTGTTTCAGGAAATGCTATTGATGGTGGTAAAAATGTGCCATTGCTTCTAAAACATCCATCATTAGCTTATAGTGCTGAATTTGTTAACGCTGATGAAACTTCTCTTGTATTTAAAGTTAAAGTTTACTCAACTCTAAATTCGAATATTTATGCCGAAAAAGTTGTAACTCTAAAGAAATAA
- the aspS gene encoding aspartate--tRNA ligase produces MKSKTINNGQINSKHLGKQLTVHGWVANKRRFGELTFIDLRDRSGIIQCVFNQDLKVNKESVMEVTGELVRRIKPNPNLPTGEFELVVNSFEIFTQAPEELPFAIRNDIDVKEDLRLKHRYLDLRRPKMLENLMLRHKLITTISNFLTKEGFLGVETPLLAKSTPEGARDFLVPTRNKGNFWALPQSPQLFKQILMIGGIEKYYQFAKCFRDEDSRKDRQPEFTQLDIEVSFLTVKDFQKFIEKMFKHTFKQLGLELAKGAFPRYKYFDVLRDYGTDKPDLRYGYKIQDCNDFCVDTEFNIIKDAPAKRYLFVDSIITKKDFVELEEIAKKNGANILFYFVVQNGKVILTNFANKVPEAVQTLITQNENHDGTYFIVANTYENASKALGAVRVSLNEKFHYANDDIYHFSWITDWPMFEKDEESGTWQAAHHPFTQFDHEISKLDKLPMEKIKAKSYDLVLNGFELGSGSARIFDPIVQKKMFDLIGLTKEQQQAKFGWFLEAFSYGVPPHCGIGLGLERLLMIIAKEKSIRDVMAFPKNAKQIDVFMEAPSTVDATQLNDLGLELSEK; encoded by the coding sequence ATGAAATCAAAAACAATTAATAACGGACAAATTAACAGCAAACATTTAGGCAAACAACTTACAGTTCATGGTTGAGTTGCAAACAAAAGACGTTTTGGTGAGTTAACTTTTATTGACTTGCGTGATCGTAGCGGTATCATCCAATGTGTCTTTAATCAAGACTTAAAAGTTAACAAAGAAAGCGTGATGGAAGTTACCGGCGAGCTTGTTCGTAGAATAAAACCAAATCCAAATTTGCCAACTGGGGAATTTGAACTGGTTGTAAATTCATTTGAAATTTTCACGCAAGCACCTGAGGAGCTTCCTTTTGCAATTCGTAACGACATTGATGTTAAAGAAGATTTGCGTCTTAAGCATCGTTACTTGGATTTAAGACGTCCAAAAATGCTTGAAAATTTAATGTTGCGCCACAAATTAATTACCACAATTAGTAACTTTTTAACTAAAGAAGGTTTTTTAGGCGTAGAAACTCCTTTGTTGGCTAAAAGTACACCCGAGGGAGCACGTGACTTTCTTGTGCCAACTCGAAACAAGGGAAACTTTTGAGCCTTACCACAAAGTCCACAATTATTTAAACAAATTTTAATGATTGGTGGCATCGAAAAATATTACCAATTCGCAAAGTGTTTTCGCGATGAAGACAGTCGTAAAGATCGTCAGCCTGAATTCACCCAACTAGATATTGAAGTTTCATTTTTAACAGTTAAAGACTTTCAAAAATTTATCGAAAAAATGTTCAAGCACACTTTTAAACAATTAGGGTTGGAGTTAGCTAAAGGGGCTTTCCCTCGTTATAAATATTTTGATGTTTTAAGAGATTATGGAACTGACAAACCAGATCTTAGATATGGTTACAAAATTCAAGATTGTAATGACTTTTGCGTTGATACTGAATTTAACATTATTAAAGATGCGCCCGCTAAAAGATATCTTTTCGTTGACAGTATTATCACCAAAAAAGATTTTGTTGAATTAGAAGAAATTGCCAAGAAAAATGGCGCAAACATTCTCTTTTACTTTGTTGTACAAAACGGAAAAGTTATTCTAACTAACTTTGCGAACAAAGTTCCAGAAGCTGTGCAAACGTTAATAACACAAAATGAAAATCACGACGGAACCTATTTTATAGTCGCAAATACATACGAGAATGCTTCTAAGGCACTTGGAGCAGTTCGTGTTAGTTTAAATGAGAAGTTTCACTATGCTAACGATGATATTTATCATTTTTCATGAATCACTGATTGACCAATGTTTGAAAAAGATGAAGAAAGTGGCACTTGACAAGCAGCCCACCATCCATTTACACAATTTGACCACGAGATTAGCAAATTGGACAAGTTGCCAATGGAAAAAATCAAAGCTAAATCATATGATCTTGTTTTAAATGGTTTTGAACTTGGTTCAGGTTCAGCGAGAATTTTTGACCCAATTGTACAAAAGAAAATGTTCGATTTAATTGGTTTAACAAAAGAACAACAGCAAGCAAAATTTGGTTGATTCTTAGAAGCTTTTTCATACGGTGTGCCGCCACATTGCGGCATTGGTCTAGGTCTGGAACGTTTGTTGATGATAATTGCTAAAGAGAAATCAATTCGTGATGTGATGGCGTTTCCCAAAAATGCAAAACAAATTGACGTATTTATGGAAGCTCCAAGTACTGTTGATGCCACACAGCTAAACGACCTTGGCCTTGAATTATCCGAAAAATAA